In the Vibrio hippocampi genome, TAGTCACCAAACTGTGGTTTTGCAGATTGGCGAACCGCCGCAGGACTGCCTGCAGGTGCGCCAGCGGCTTCGAGAGCCTGAGATACTTTATCGTTGATCAGTGCTTGGATATTCACACGCGTTTCCTTCAACTCTTAGAACTTAGAATTTAGATGTTTTGTCATAGCGATTGCTATTGGTACCGATGGCTATTGAAACCGATTGTTATTGAAACCAAGGGTCATTGAAACTGATGCTATCTCGTCTGTGACAGAAATAAGTTAGCAACAGGGGTGACAAATTGGCATTCAGCAGCAATAGCTTAATCAGTTAGCCGCACATGATAACAATTTTAGTGTGATCCACCTAGTCTCTAGTGATGAATTTTCACTTCGAACTGGGTTAAGTCAGTTTTGCCGGCTGAGTTGAGCTTACGCAGACAAATCAGTATATTGGCGCACGATCGCACAAAGGAGCCAAGATATGATTCAACACGCCCAAAACAAAGGTTTGATGCCACCGCAGATGCTGGTGGAAATCGAACCATTTATCTCAAAAATACAGTCGCTTAGCGCTTTGTTAGGCTTGAACTTACAAGGCTACGAGGCGGATCATATCGCGTTACGTGTTAACGACGAGCAAGTTGCACAGGTTATTGACCAAGCATGGAGCGAGTATGGTGATGTTATTTCTCGAGCTCATATTAATGGTCGACCGATTGTGGTGATCGCATTGACGCAACCTATTGAGATTGAGGAATGGCGCATTAAGTGCTTAGAGCTCCCATATCCTGCCGTCAATAAGACCCATCCTGTTGAAGGTTGGGAGCATGTCGAATTTGTTGTGCCTTCCGATGCAGAAACAGCACAAGACTATCTTGCTTACCTACAACAGCACTTTCCTGAACTTGATTGCTCAGAGCAACACCTCGAAAAATTAGGCATAAAGATGAAGTTATCGAGCCCAAAAGGCGAGGGGGAAAGATTAGCGAACCCAACGGTTGCTTTTAAACACCAAGGAATTTGCATCAAACTGCACCCTCACAGCTTGGCGGATATTGTGGCCTCCGAACAAGGGTAACTTTGCTGTAGGGTTGTTTGAGATTAAACGTGCTCTCTGTGACCAAGTGCTGACATCACCGAGAGCGTCTTTTAACAGCCGCTCTATGTCCTGCAGGTACAATAAAACACTGTTCTAAAGGTAACGATGGAGTCTGCTCAGGTAATGATGCTAGAGTGTCATAAGATCACTGAGTACCAAAAAACTCGCCCAAGAATCGTAATGTTTTGTTGAGAGATTTCGGACCGGGTGTATTCTCGAGCTGGATATTCAGTGTGGTTAATACTGACGACTCGCATTCCCTGTCCCGGAAGGTGGTAGAGTTTTCGTATATACACCTCTCCGGCATGAGCGAGCACGTACAGGCTACCGTCGACTAACGTTTGATCACCGCAGTTAATACCCAAGGTACAGCCTTGAGGTAACACGGGTTCCATACTTTTTCCTAGCATGGTCACACAGATGGCATCCTCGGGTTCAATCGCGTATCGATACAGCATGGATTTAGTGAATTTAAGGTAGGTTTTATTGCCGCGCTTGGGCTCTCTTATGACGTTGTCATCAACAATCATCTCGTCATCAGATAACAGCGGCACAGCCACTTCGTCTTCGGCTAATGGCGTCTCTCCATTCCACACCATCATATTGTCTAAATGGGTCACTTGCTTTAGCTCTGCCTGTATCGGCAACGGTAAAGTTTGATCGCAGTGAGCTGGGTCATCTAAGTAGCCGCTGGGCAATCGCAACGCCGTCTCAATGATTTCGATCATTTTCTCCGAGATACGTTTTTTATATTCATTACCTGGTGGGCTCAACATTCTCGACACATATGAGGCCTCACGATCGATAGCTCTTGCTAACATGGCGTTTTTGTCGTCAAAACGATCCTTACGAATTCGTAACAAATTCAGTCTTCTGACCTCATACCTATCCATTGTTCGTTCTCTCCATTTATCACTCTTAACCCGATCACTATAACAGCTTGATTACCAATAGGTAAATGACCTGTAGGTATTGATAAAGCTTTAACCTCTAGGTATGTTCAAGAGAGAAATATGGAGGTAACGAATGGAACAATTACGTAATTATCTAAATACTTTGAAACCTTATCAACAAATGATTTTTGCAG is a window encoding:
- a CDS encoding VOC family protein, giving the protein MIQHAQNKGLMPPQMLVEIEPFISKIQSLSALLGLNLQGYEADHIALRVNDEQVAQVIDQAWSEYGDVISRAHINGRPIVVIALTQPIEIEEWRIKCLELPYPAVNKTHPVEGWEHVEFVVPSDAETAQDYLAYLQQHFPELDCSEQHLEKLGIKMKLSSPKGEGERLANPTVAFKHQGICIKLHPHSLADIVASEQG
- a CDS encoding S24 family peptidase, translating into MDRYEVRRLNLLRIRKDRFDDKNAMLARAIDREASYVSRMLSPPGNEYKKRISEKMIEIIETALRLPSGYLDDPAHCDQTLPLPIQAELKQVTHLDNMMVWNGETPLAEDEVAVPLLSDDEMIVDDNVIREPKRGNKTYLKFTKSMLYRYAIEPEDAICVTMLGKSMEPVLPQGCTLGINCGDQTLVDGSLYVLAHAGEVYIRKLYHLPGQGMRVVSINHTEYPAREYTRSEISQQNITILGRVFWYSVIL